A part of Drosophila ananassae strain 14024-0371.13 chromosome 2R, ASM1763931v2, whole genome shotgun sequence genomic DNA contains:
- the LOC6507008 gene encoding T-box transcription factor TBX6: protein MLSMQELMDMRMQQQLAHEIYRQQIMQRIPDPFPAMLPFGLPSHQPQIMLPSRPALPGVEAKLENNDLWQQFHKIGTEMIITKSGRRMFPSMRVSLSGLEEEASYCVLLEMVPIGDCRYKFSGSQWVPAGGAEPQSPQRMYLHPDSPATGAHWQSQALLFNKVKLTNNTLDSNGHIVLASMHKYQPRLHIIRSNELTQLPWAPQQAFVFPETEFVAVTAYQNDRITKLKIDNNPFAKGFRESGQSRCKRKLNQSGNSSLESEDDGSSVSSCDSPQAKRQRQDFEQDSTGSSSPAYYSSPPAALSPSALSPYGHRLPLSYGPVMPPYFGAVPPQSLPMPPAAYVPPPMESLESPTPPVGSSTPVTSPRPSTSTKRNSFSISAILAY from the exons ATGCTTTCCATGCAAGAGCTAATGGATATGCGAATGCAGCAGCAGTTGGCCCATGAGATCTATCGCCAGCAGATCATGCAGCGTATTCCAG ATCCCTTTCCGGCAATGCTGCCTTTCGGCCTGCCATCCCATCAGCCGCAAATCATGCTGCCCAGCCGACCCGCCCTGCCGGGCGTGGAGGCCAAGCTGGAGAACAACGATCTGTGGCAGCAGTTTCATAAAATTGGTACCGAAATGATCATCACAAAGAGCGGCAG ACGCATGTTCCCCTCGATGAGGGTTTCGCTGAGTGGCCTGGAGGAGGAGGCCAGCTACTGCGTGCTCCTCGAAATGGTCCCGATTGGCGACTGCCGCTACAAGTTCTCCGGCTCCCAGTGGGTTCCGGCCGGCGGTGCCGAGCCCCAGAGTCCCCAGCGCATGTACCTTCATCCGGATAGCCCGGCCACAGGAGCCCATTGGCAGTCGCAGGCTCTGCTCTTCAACAAAGTCAAGCTCACCAACAATACCCTGGACAGCAATGGACAT ATCGTTCTGGCCAGCATGCATAAGTACCAGCCACGCCTGCACATCATCCGGAGCAATGAGCTCACCCAGCTTCCCTGGGCTCCGCAGCAGGCGTTCGTTTTCCCGGAGACGGAGTTCGTTGCTGTCACGGCCTATCAG AACGATCGCATTACCAAGCTGAAGATCGACAACAATCCCTTTGCCAAGGGATTCCGCGAGTCCGGACAGTCGAGGTGCAAGaggaagctcaaccaaagcggAAACTCCAGCCTGGAGTCCGAGGACGACGGCTCCAGCGTGAGCAGCTGTGACTCACCGCAGGCCAAGCGCCAGCGCCAGGACTTTGAGCAGGACTCTACTGGCAGCAGTTCCCCTGCCTACTACAGTTCTCCTCCGGCTGCCTTGAGTCCTTCTGCCCTGTCGCCCTACGGCCATCGTCTTCCTCTGAGCTATGGCCCCGTAATGCCACCCTACTTCGGGGCAGTTCCTCCCCAATCCCTGCCGATGCCACCAGCTGCCTATGTGCCACCACCCATGGAATCATTGGAATCTCCGACGCCCCCAGTCGGCTCCAGCACACCTGTCACCTCACCAAGACCTTCAACCTCCACCAAACGGAACAGTTTCAGCATCTCGGCCATCTTGGCCTACTAG
- the LOC6507009 gene encoding uncharacterized protein LOC6507009: protein MASNSSSTTDLDSQVNVEDLPITFKVKYIGSEVARGLWGIKYTRRPVDIMVGVAKNLPPNKVLPNCDLKVSADGVQLEIISPKASINHWSYPIDTISYGVQDLVYTRVFAMIVVKDESSPHPFEVHAFVCDSRAMARKLTFALAAAFQDYSRRVKEAADAEAEGTTPSDTITPTRQKFAIDLRTPEEIQAGELEQETEA from the exons ATGGCCTCCAatagcagcagcaccaccgaTCTGGACAGCCAGGTCAATGTGGAGGATTTGCCCATAACGTTCAAG gtaaAATATATTGGCTCGGAGGTGGCACGTGGCCTGTGGGGCATCAAATACACCCGTCGACCTGTAGACATCATGGTGGGCGTGGCCAAGAACCTGCCGCCCAACAAAGTGCTGCCCAACTGCGACCTTAAGGTGTCCGCCGACGGTGTCCAGCTGGAGATTATATCGCCCAAGGCGAGCATCAACCACTGGAGCTATCCGATCGACACCATCTCCTACGGAGTTCAGGACCTGGTCTACACCCGTGTCTTTGCCATGATCGTGGTGAAGGACGAGTCCAGTCCGCATCCCTTCGAGGTGCATGCCTTCGTCTGCGATAGCCGGGCCATGGCCCGTAAGCTGACCTTCGCCCTGGCCGCCGCCTTCCAGGACTACTCGCGGCGGGTGAAGGAGGCGGCTGACGCGGAGGCAGAGGGTACCACGCCCAGCGACACAATCACGCCCACGCGACAGAAATTCGCCATCGATCTGCGAACGCCGGAGGAGATTCAGGCCGGGGAACTGGAGCAGGAAACCGAGGCCTAG
- the LOC6493004 gene encoding probable serine/threonine-protein kinase kinX, giving the protein MTKMWRTVCVVLFLTATCQAGPLHSGHQKRKHPAIREEPSPPAEVEMPEQTESEVESSAPAENASLGTLTLPSNATSIRADITDNFSCANKSYGYYADVENDCQIFHVCLPVTYADGRENTFRWSFICPEDTIFSQESFTCMRREDMTIECSDSSRYYELNGNFGGPVEEESKPTPAESEQPEKEEMEEEEPEVSAPAPVEPAKPMKPVKTQKPKPQRRKPQRKTAVTAAPVVESQPEPVAPVEMEPKPVKPQRFTVRPNKDNKPKPAIAAPPMRNELFNGIRKRPAIFNKPTTTPKPIEEVVDTEPVAVTEAVVQLSEPQPTLKLQTMFAEPVVIPVEVQEPEVQASEPAVSFVQPEVVPEEVAPTKIQIDTKIDDVKPIEAFEEIPAVVVESLEEQKPQETEKEPVEEQAIKTTDEVKPEEEIKAEEEIKPEEETKPEEEMKSEEAPKQEEDIKPEEEVKQEEEIKPVEETKPEEEIKLEEETKPEEETKQEEEIKPEEEPEVPAKVEEISVPVAQETPANPAIVETSNSNEEPNIESLEAARPADAPESMPATPGMEEHSPLVEQVLDLDTIKEGGEAQESLGGFKPVDPVMAAEAEQLITDFLNTLRKNEEKPETDMAEKVQPEEANAADVSIEEAKLPEPEIVDKNASIEEQILEESEPQKSHKPDMMKDSPIINIMQLNHLPMDYQIPVQVIPLEAQPAPEQLEMSGQPEEAEKIAAEEATPEEVKETAPEEIKEDVVESSPEAVEDTAPEDLKEHTLEESKEPSPEESNNEETQSHDDAQDNLVTAAYMPSISIDDIVELVKERLDQTPKKEQMAPMELILTPGAAAPLTLVQATPDPENQAESEAETLPEEENPILPIYSRITAAEPAMSKVQTLPVTAGKVETDETESQPEVREPKAKAKMDARKRRFLFRADAS; this is encoded by the exons ATGACGAAAATGTGGAGAACCGTGTGTGTGGTGCTTTTCTTAACGGCAACCTGCCAGGCAGGACCCCTCCATTCTGGCCACCAG AAAAGAAAACACCCTGCGATACGTGAGGAGCCTTCTCCTCCTGCTGAGGTGGAAATGCCAGAACAGACGGAATCGGAGGTGGAGTCCAGTGCTCCGGCGGAAAACGCTTCCCTGGGCACGCTCACCCTGCCCAGCAATGCCACATCCATCAGGGCCGACATCACGGACAACTTTTCGTGCGCCAACAAGTCGTATGGATACTACGCGGATGTGGAGAACGATTGCCAGATCTTCCATGTGTGCCTGCCAGTGACCTATGCCGATGGCAGGGAGAACACCTTCCGCTGGAGCTTCATCTGCCCCGAGGACACCATTTTCAGCCAG GAATCCTTCACCTGCATGCGTCGGGAGGACATGACCATCGAGTGCTCCGACAGTTCTCGGTACTACGAACTGAACGGCAACTTTGGTGGTCCCGTGGAGGAGGAGAGCAAGCCCACTCCTGCCGAGAGTGAGCAGCCAGAAAAGGAGGAAATGGAAGAGGAGGAACCGGAAGTTTCAGCCCCAGCTCCTGTGGAGCCTGCCAAGCCCATGAAGCCAGTAAAGACGCAAAAGCCCAAGCCCCAGCGCAGGAAACCCCAAAGAAAAACAGCAGTGACTGCCGCTCCGGTAGTGGAATCTCAGCCAGAGCCTGTAGCTCCTGTGGAAATGGAACCCAAGCCAGTGAAGCCTCAACGGTTCACCGTCAGACCCAATAAGGATAACAAGCCCAAGCCTGCCATAGCCGCTCCTCCAATGAGGAATGAGCTCTTCAACGGAATTCGCAAACGTCCTGCCATCTTCAACAAGCCAACCACAACCCCCAAGCCCATTGAGGAAGTTGTGGACACGGAGCCTGTGGCAGTCACCGAGGCAGTGGTGCAACTTAGTGAGCCCCAACCCACACTCAAGTTGCAGACCATGTTTGCAGAGCCAGTGGTGATTCCTGTGGAAGTGCAGGAGCCGGAGGTTCAGGCTTCCGAGCCAGCAGTGTCCTTTGTTCAGCCAGAAGTTGTTCCTGAGGAAGTTGCCCCCACAAAGATCCAGATCGATACCAAAATCGACGATGTAAAGCCCATCGAAGCCTTTGAGGAGATCCCTGCCGTCGTTGTGGAATCTTTGGAAGAACAAAAGCCACAGGAAACTGAGAAGGAGCCAGTGGAGGAGCAGGCCATTAAAACAACAGATGAGGTTAAGCCAGAAGAGGAGATTAAGGCTGAGGAAGAGATTAAGCCCGAGGAAGAGACCAAGCCTGAGGAAGAGATGAAGTCTGAGGAAGCACCTAAACAGGAAGAGGATATCAAACCTGAAGAGGAAGTCAAGCAGGAGGAAGAAATCAAGCCTGTAGAAGAAACCAAACCCGAAGAAGAGATCAAGCTGGAGGAAGAAACCAAGCCAGAAGAAGAAACcaaacaagaagaagaaatcaAACCCGAAGAAGAACCAGAAGTTCCAGCCAAAGTTGAAGAAATCTCAGTCCCTGTAGCCCAGGAAACTCCTGCCAATCCTGCCATAGTGGAAACCAGCAACTCTAACGAGGAACCCAACATAGAATCCCTAGAAGCAGCTAGGCCCGCCGATGCGCCCGAAAGTATGCCCGCCACTCCCGGAATGGAGGAACATAGCCCTCTCGTAGAGCAGGTCTTGGATTTGGATACAATTAAGGAGGGTGGAGAGGCCCAAGAGTCGCTTGGTGGCTTCAAGCCTGTGGATCCTGTCATGGCCGCTGAGGCCGAGCAGTTGATCACCGACTTTCTGAATACCCTGAGAAAGAACGAAGAGAAACCCGAGACTGACATGGCTGAAAAGGTGCAACCAGAGGAAGCTAATGCAGCGGATGTGTCCATCGAGGAGGCCAAACTGCCAGAGCCCGAGATTGTAGACAAGAACGCATCGATCGAGGAGCAGATTCTTGAGGAATCAGAGCCTCAGAAGTCCCACAAACCAGATATGATGAAGGATTCCCCCATAATCAATATTATGCAACTGAATCACCTGCCCATGGACTACCAAATACCAGTCCAAGTGATTCCACTTGAGGCGCAGCCTGCTCCTGAGCAGCTAGAGATGTCCGGACAACCCGAAGAGGCTGAGAAAATCGCTGCCGAGGAAGCAACTCCTGAGGAAGTCAAGGAAACAGCTCCTGAGGAAATCAAGGAGGATGTCGTCGAAAGCTCACCCGAAGCGGTGGAGGACACCGCCCCAGAGGATCTGAAAGAACATACTCTTGAGGAAAGCAAAGAACCTTCCCCTGAGGAAAGCAATAATGAGGAAACCCAATCCCATGATGATGCCCAGGATAATCTAGTCACCGCCGCCTACATGCCCTCCATTAGCATCGATGATATTGTGGAGCTCGTCAAGGAGCGCTTGGATCAGACGCCAAAGAAGGAACAGATGGCTCCCATGGAGCTCATTCTCACACCGGGCGCTGCAGCTCCCTTGACCCTGGTCCAAGCTACTCCCGATCCGGAGAACCAGGCAGAAAGCGAAGCGGAAACCCTGCCCGAGGAGGAGAATCCCATTCTGCCCATTTACAGTCGCATCACCGCAGCCGAGCCCGCCATGTCCAAGGTTCAGACACTGCCAGTGACCGCTGGCAAGGTGGAGACGGATGAGACGGAATCCCAGCCGGAGGTCAGAGAACCCAAGGCCAAGGCTAAGATGGATGCTCGAAAGCGCCGTTTCCTGTTCCGTGCCGATGCCAGTTAG